The genomic region TCACTAGACCTACTTGAGGAAGCACAGGTATGGGAGGGCGCACCGGTGTTACACCTGTTAAAATGGAGAGGCAAATGGGAGTATGCCACTTAAAAACAAACCTTTCACCCAGCAAGTATTAAATGCAACAAATGTCTCTCAACTGGGGCCATGTATTTGTAACTTTGTAAAGTGTACAgatttgaaaaacacaaaaaaaaacacatacttaTAATtattacttatatatatatatatatatatatatatatataatatataatatataaaatgggACACTTTATATACCTTTACATTACTGTGCACATTTcctcatttaaatatttcatttaccTGTGATTACCCCTGGTGCCTGGGCTGCCATAACAGCTTGAGGGATTCCCATTTGTTGCCCAAGAAGTTGCGGGGCTGTTAATGCCCCCAGAACAGATGCGCCAGCTACAGCCTCCTTAAGAGAGTGTTGCCCAAGACACCAGAAACAGGAAGACAGAGCAGGGCAGCAGAGTCAACAATGATATTCAATTGCAAAGTAAACTCACCATGGATATTCTTAATGGGAATCAAAGTAGCATATTAAACACTAAACTCTAGAATAATTGaagattgtattttttataaaatattagGGTTTCTTTGCACATGGTTAATTTAGGGTTAACTGAAACGGCTTGTTAGAGGGGCCTTACGTTGCTTTTGCTAGGATCATACTTGCCTGGGCTGTAATCTTGGCAGTGGCTGCTGCTGCAGCTACAGCCGCTGCAGGAGGCATGCCCCCGGGTGTTGTAGAAGTCAAGGGAGTCAGTAATGGCATAGGTGGGGTCACTGCTTTGCCTACTCGGAGGTACTGACCACCAAGGTCAAACAGGTTCATAGAAGATACAGCATCCAGAGCTGACTGGGGCTTTTCATACTCTAGAAGTAAATACAGTAAGTGCATCAATATGACAGCAACATCAACAAGAGCAGAAGCGACTGGGGGGCCATTAGCTCACCAATGAAGCCAAAGCCTCTGTGCCGCCCTGAGTTGGGATCTCTGGCTAACGTGCAAGACTTGATCCTTCCAAAGGCTTCAAACACACTCTTGATGTCATCATCTGACAGGTCAGGGTGGACCGACGCCACGTAGATTCGGTTATATGCGCGTGCCTCCTCTGCCAGCTGGTCAATGATGGGTTGCGCCTGACCGATGTTACTTGGGCGCCCAACCTATAGCACAGATCATACGAGTAGGGCGACTGAGTAGGGGGTTCATAGGTGTAACTAGGCGCGCACGCTAAGGCTGCTTGGATAACTTCGGAAAAGCCACCATTTTCAGCCAAACAACTAATATTAAGGTTTTCCGGGGGGGCCTACCAGTTAAACCAACACGTGGGAAAGTTGGAGATTGTATGCTAGAAAATATGAACCTAAAAGGttgtctattaaaaaaaaaaaaaaaaaacattaaaaaacctACTTAAAATAAGCCACCATTTAATCTGCTGGGGTACTAAAAAAACGCAGAGCACTTGGAGCTCAATTAGCTGAGCAGGCGGCAATACCGAAAGTTACCAGAAGTCAGTACTGCTAATACGTGACCCTGAAAGCCTTGCCTATCTGCAAAGAACCCTGTAAACTTCCTAAACCTCATCTCGTAGGGACAAAGATCTGTACTACAGATGGGGCGGCCAAGCAACACCAACCAGGCGCAGCCCATCATCAGCACAACATGGACATAGAGGCACGTGACACCGCAGGGCGTCTAACTGGAGCTCGTCACTAGCAGCCTTGGCAACATCATGGAAGCAAacacacagcagacacacaccACAATGACACACAACAACACGTACCTGAAAtcaacaaacagacaaaaagaaaaagaaattagTGTGtcccaaaaaaattaaaacaacaaaactgtatAGAAGCAAAAAATGAAACATACTTttgaaattgtgtttaaattatAATACTGGAATGACCATAAACAAACTTTCATTTTAGGATCAAAAATGAGAACAATGCTATAAATTGACAGGGGACTCACCTTTATGTTCCTGCCCCCCAACATGACTGAATTCATCTGGTCCAGAGCCAACTGTGCAGCCTCTGGTACGTCATATTCCACAAATGCAAAACCCTGCAATTTTGAAATTTAGTAGACATTTATTACAtcttaaaatcataataaagcAAATATTGATACTGCACTGACCTTATGCTTCATTGTAACAGAATCCCAAGACATATCAATGCTCTTAATTGGACCAAAGGGGGCAAAAGCCTGTCTGATGGTGTCTTCACCAAGCTCGTAGTAAATGGAACCCACATAGACCCGACACATGATTGCTAGTGCACGTTGTCGCTGCGCTGCCACCTGCCAATGAGGAAAATTTTAATAAGTGCAAGGATTAAAAAGGAGAGcaaccacacacacgcacactaaaAAAAGGATTTGGGGTTTTTCTAATGTGCCccacccccccaaaaaacaataaCCAACCAAGGCCAATTCAAAGTAAAAGGTGAGTAAAATAAAGCATTCAGCACAACTCTGCATTAAGAGTTGTACATGGTGATGGCCTCGTTGGTTTTCACCATATTGCCTCTTTCCTGTTTCTAGTGAACAAGTCAAAGGGGCAAACACTTCACATGCACATACagcctttatttatttttttttttggcatcatTATCAACTAACCTGTAGTCCATGGTTGCAAGTAAgataacaaaagaaaataaaatccatTTTAAGTCTTGCTGAAAGCAATTCGAGTGCTCTTTTAAGTGGATGGGGATTTTCAAAGAGGTtgctatgcaacttttttttgcttATGATTTAGTCATAATACATATTAGCAGCTAAATTGATGACATAATGGGATGATAATCTAATTTCACACAGAAAGAGGTTGACTTTGAGATGGCCAAAAAGACCTGTCATGTACTTCTCTCATTTTGGTCCAAAGTGATTGATATCCCTCTTTCATCCCATGCCAACAGCTGttcttttaaatgtgcaaatgcatatttttttaaaaagaccaaatctttacctagaaaaaaaaaaaaagtctaaaatctGAACGGCCTCAAATGCTGACTACCATCTTGTTTGAATACTGCAGAAGAAGAAGCCTGTAGACCATTCAAGAAAGCAACAGCGTTTTACAAATTACCCAGAGAAGAATTACAGAATAGTTCAggaaaagaaaagcaaaactatGTCTTCTtataaaatatgcattcttgACAAAGGGCATGGTTTGTTGCAAAGGCAACTGGTAAAAGAAGGGTAACAGTCCTTTTATAATTGGAATGCgcacaaaaaataatttaataatctaTTGACCGATTGTAAAGGTGAGAGAGGATCTCCAAAGCCCATTGTCACTGCTGCCATCTGAAAGACAGTAAAGATGAAAAAGTGCTGAAAAGTAGGTTAAATATCCCTTAGCTGATAAAACGGCATTTGCTTTGCTAGATAGACCAAAGTAAAGATAAGAACGCCAGTCCTAAACAGTTCGAAGAGTTGTGTCCccaacttaaaaaacaaaccactgaacagtagtaaacaaaaacaaggacCAATTATTGCCAGTTATTTCAATCACAACCAAAGCCTCTGCTGAAGATCATCACCatctgaaagaaaaagaagCAAAAGCAAGCGTGCAAAGTCTACTGCCGCTCCCTCGAggggggagggaaggaagggaaGTGAAAGGCATCGTCCTATGTTAACATCTGGCCGGGATTTAATGATGCGGTACTCATCAACACTGCTTTGACAGTCTCTACAGTCGGTCACTGACCacacatgaaataaaatatttatgagCAGTGTTTATAAACTGGAAAAGCATCTCACCTGCAGGTTGGTGAGCTGCTGTTGTTGATGGGCGATGGTCTGCTTCACCAAAACACTcttaatgctctgttccatggCATATTTCTTGGCCTGAAAAGTAGCAGATACATATTTAATAATAGCAGGAggctaaacaataaaaaactataCATTatgtacatagactgtatatatatatatatatatatatatatatatatatatatatataaataaataaaaggacatagctaagccacattccaaataggaagtgatcatgggcgtgcttctggctccaattcactttatattgaaaaactgtcacccctttgTAACTGCTGGAGTGAGCCATGCCATTTTGTATAAACCTGGTGTACATGatcctttttttaaatttcgctattgtgtccgtaaatcaagatatgaacactaataacagactaatcaggcgccttctttccccaaggtcgctctgATTAGTGTTAGCAAAAGGATTCACGGACAGCCAAACCTGCAGTGCTGACAGGAAGGGGCTACCTTAAACAGCCTatcttcagattggctctttggtggcTATGACACTTGcggttggaatttcaaatatggaactctgctccaaataactgcagcctcgatgagcttcattcaaCTGGagcgaacgctatgggtgacgtaacactcacttagtccacttctttatacagtctatgattaggCCACACACTCATTGTACCTACAGAAGTATACGTTATTACATGCCTTCACTGTAGGCATAGCTTACCCTCTGCAGTGCTTCTTGCTGCTCTGAGGTGAGCGGCGGAAGGCCAAGCTTGGTGCCTGTGCCTTGTCCATTCTCCATCTTCTGCGTTTCACCTCCCTGTAATTCAAACTATCATTTAGTTCATTTAAATGATGAGGTGCAACCACAATACATACAATTTCGCGATACAGGCactaatcataataaaaatccCTG from Periophthalmus magnuspinnatus isolate fPerMag1 chromosome 20, fPerMag1.2.pri, whole genome shotgun sequence harbors:
- the LOC117388214 gene encoding poly(U)-binding-splicing factor PUF60-like isoform X1; the protein is MAVTETAGGETQKMENGQGTGTKLGLPPLTSEQQEALQRAKKYAMEQSIKSVLVKQTIAHQQQQLTNLQMAAVTMGFGDPLSPLQSVAAQRQRALAIMCRVYVGSIYYELGEDTIRQAFAPFGPIKSIDMSWDSVTMKHKGFAFVEYDVPEAAQLALDQMNSVMLGGRNIKVGRPSNIGQAQPIIDQLAEEARAYNRIYVASVHPDLSDDDIKSVFEAFGRIKSCTLARDPNSGRHRGFGFIEYEKPQSALDAVSSMNLFDLGGQYLRVGKAVTPPMPLLTPLTSTTPGGMPPAAAVAAAAATAKITAQEAVAGASVLGALTAPQLLGQQMGIPQAVMAAQAPGVITGVTPVRPPIPVLPQVGLVNPVLASPPVLAAQTLGANPQEKKEEKEETLQDGTGQEMLSDQEHMSISGSSARHMVMQKLLRKSESTVMVLRNMVGPEDIDDDLEGEVTEECGKFGNVNRVIIYQEKQGEEEDADIIVKIFVEFSNASEMNKAISALNDRWFGGRKVVAEVYDQDRFNSSDLSA
- the LOC117388214 gene encoding poly(U)-binding-splicing factor PUF60-like isoform X3, translating into MAVTETAGGETQKMENGQGTGTKLGLPPLTSEQQEALQRAKKYAMEQSIKSVLVKQTIAHQQQQLTNLQVAAQRQRALAIMCRVYVGSIYYELGEDTIRQAFAPFGPIKSIDMSWDSVTMKHKGFAFVEYDVPEAAQLALDQMNSVMLGGRNIKVGRPSNIGQAQPIIDQLAEEARAYNRIYVASVHPDLSDDDIKSVFEAFGRIKSCTLARDPNSGRHRGFGFIEYEKPQSALDAVSSMNLFDLGGQYLRVGKAVTPPMPLLTPLTSTTPGGMPPAAAVAAAAATAKITAQEAVAGASVLGALTAPQLLGQQMGIPQAVMAAQAPGVITGVTPVRPPIPVLPQVGLVNPVLASPPVLAAQTLGANPQEKKEEKEETLQDGTGQEMLSDQEHMSISGSSARHMVMQKLLRKSESTVMVLRNMVGPEDIDDDLEGEVTEECGKFGNVNRVIIYQEKQGEEEDADIIVKIFVEFSNASEMNKAISALNDRWFGGRKVVAEVYDQDRFNSSDLSA
- the LOC117388214 gene encoding poly(U)-binding-splicing factor PUF60-like isoform X2 — protein: MENGQGTGTKLGLPPLTSEQQEALQRAKKYAMEQSIKSVLVKQTIAHQQQQLTNLQMAAVTMGFGDPLSPLQSVAAQRQRALAIMCRVYVGSIYYELGEDTIRQAFAPFGPIKSIDMSWDSVTMKHKGFAFVEYDVPEAAQLALDQMNSVMLGGRNIKVGRPSNIGQAQPIIDQLAEEARAYNRIYVASVHPDLSDDDIKSVFEAFGRIKSCTLARDPNSGRHRGFGFIEYEKPQSALDAVSSMNLFDLGGQYLRVGKAVTPPMPLLTPLTSTTPGGMPPAAAVAAAAATAKITAQEAVAGASVLGALTAPQLLGQQMGIPQAVMAAQAPGVITGVTPVRPPIPVLPQVGLVNPVLASPPVLAAQTLGANPQEKKEEKEETLQDGTGQEMLSDQEHMSISGSSARHMVMQKLLRKSESTVMVLRNMVGPEDIDDDLEGEVTEECGKFGNVNRVIIYQEKQGEEEDADIIVKIFVEFSNASEMNKAISALNDRWFGGRKVVAEVYDQDRFNSSDLSA